A single Branchiostoma floridae strain S238N-H82 chromosome 11, Bfl_VNyyK, whole genome shotgun sequence DNA region contains:
- the LOC118425819 gene encoding neuropeptide FF receptor 1-like — protein MEVNISESWPGLMYKQTQPAIALFSVGYSVVFAGTVIGNLIVVVVIGRNRHLWGVTNTFIFNLALSDLLIAFFCIPFTLVNHIFIENVFGDAMCRVKALAQGLSVGASVFTLTSIAADRYVVIVHPHRERLTNNQALWVIFGVWIASAAIMTPQAVVSHEKEFLFENQTFDICGEFWPSEGSRQGYTAALFVLCYVAPLVAISLLYSKIAAKVWFKPRPGEADGGNRNPVPVGVSACRMRVIRMTITLVVVFATTWMPLYISTLLEDFGNLSPQQQANLHHYVYPTAHLIAYANSFINPLVYGLFTTNFRQHFKQTFRTGSSSRPMSLAMTKLRRGNAHGDVQNGTANSTPMTSLKVNVINGNGNRIKGVVTTVVRNSNIVQETTL, from the exons atggaggtgaacataagcgAGTCGTGGCCTGGGCTGATGTACAAGCAAACGCAGCCGGCGATTGCTCTGTTCTCCGTCGGGTACTCGGTGGTCTTCGCGGGGACAGTGATAGGGAACCTCATCGTAGTGGTGGTCATAGGCCGTAACCGCCACTTGTGGGGAGTCACCAACACCTTCATCTTCAACCTGGCGCTCAGCGACCTGCTCATAGCTTTCTTCTGCATTCCCTTCACCTTAGTCAACCATATCTTTATCG AAAATGTGTTTGGTGACGCCATGTGCCGTGTGAAAGCCTTGGCGCAGGGTCTGTCCGTCGGAGCGTCTGTGTTCACACTGACATCCATCGCAGCTGACAG GTACGTTGTCATCGTTCATCCCCACCGTGAGCGATTAACGAACAATCAGGCCCTGTGGGTCATCTTTGGTGTGTGGATCGCATCGGCAGCCATCATGACTCCCCAAGCAGTGGTGTCGCACGAAAAAGAATTCCTCTTCGAGAACCAGACCTTCGACATCTGCGGCGAGTTCTGGCCATCTGAAGGCTCCCGACAGGGCTATACGGCCGCGCTGTTTGTCCTGTGCTACGTCGCACCGCTGGTGGCGATCAGCTTACTCTACTCCAAGATCGCAGCCAAAGTCTGGTTCAAGCCACGGCCGGGGGAAGCTGATGGCGGCAACAGGAATCCAGTCCCGGTCGGCGTCTCGGCCTGCAGGATGCGAGTCATCCGCATGACCATCACACTCGTGGTGGTGTTCGCCACGACCTGGATGCCCCTCTACATCTCCACGTTGCTAGAAGACTTCGGAAACTTGAGCCCTCAGCAGCAGGCTAACCTCCATCACTACGTCTACCCGACTGCTCACCTGATCGCTTACGCTAACAGCTTCATCAACCCGCTGGTGTACGGACTTTTCACCACGAACTTCAGGCAGCATTTCAAGCAGACCTTTCGAACGGGTTCGAGCTCACGGCCGATGTCACTGGCAATGACCAAACTTCGTCGGGGCAATGCACATGGCGATGTACAGAATGGCACGGCAAACTCGACCCCTATGACAAGCCTGAAGGTGAATGTCATCAATGGCAATGGCAACAGGATTAAAGGTGTCGTCACCACCGTAGTGAGAAATTCCAACATTGTTCAAGAGACGACACTCTAA